The following coding sequences are from one Streptomyces sp. NBC_01294 window:
- a CDS encoding DUF7873 family protein: MPKLNQIIAVEKGVKSKSLQELTQAHHDVQKPALLAGISRTYQPKDEEGEQLPPESTRVQVKAEDVLRATAGTLTRLFDVTATKDWANRSAAADVVVDGTVLLAQVPVPYLLFLEKQLTDMNTFVRKLPVLDASESWNLDPSTDSWKTDPVRTIRTKKVPRNHVKAEATEKHPAQVEVYYEDVPVGYWTTVKFSGALPARRVNELLDRVEKLQQAVKFAREEANSAEVTDQRVGDAVFGYLFR, translated from the coding sequence GTGCCGAAGCTGAATCAGATCATCGCAGTGGAAAAGGGCGTCAAGTCCAAGTCCCTCCAGGAGCTCACGCAGGCTCACCACGACGTCCAGAAGCCCGCCCTGCTGGCCGGCATCTCCCGGACCTACCAGCCCAAGGACGAGGAGGGCGAGCAGTTGCCGCCCGAGTCCACCCGGGTGCAGGTCAAGGCCGAGGACGTGCTGCGGGCGACGGCGGGGACCCTGACGCGGCTGTTCGACGTGACGGCGACCAAGGACTGGGCGAACCGCAGTGCGGCCGCCGACGTCGTCGTGGACGGGACGGTCCTGCTGGCGCAGGTGCCCGTGCCCTACCTGCTCTTCCTCGAGAAGCAGCTCACCGACATGAACACCTTCGTGCGGAAGCTGCCGGTGCTGGACGCCTCCGAGTCCTGGAACCTGGACCCGTCCACGGACTCCTGGAAGACGGACCCCGTGCGCACGATCCGCACCAAGAAGGTCCCGCGCAACCACGTCAAGGCCGAGGCCACCGAGAAGCACCCGGCGCAGGTCGAGGTCTACTACGAGGACGTCCCGGTCGGGTACTGGACGACCGTGAAGTTCTCCGGTGCGCTGCCGGCCCGCAGGGTGAACGAGCTGCTCGACCGCGTGGAGAAGCTCCAGCAGGCCGTCAAGTTCGCCCGCGAGGAGGCCAACAGCGCCGAGGTCACCGACCAGCGGGTCGGCGACGCGGTGTTCGGCTACCTGTTCAGGTAG
- a CDS encoding DUF1996 domain-containing protein: MGKERRLLTLVICLVLGAGLAAAVLGASRATAPHTGSAAGGPAPSDYVDIRDVPRVPAPARAPAARADSSPGSMVVECGRNEQGHYNEDNLVVSPGLRSGAHHTHAYVGNLSTDAMSTDASLDAAATSCAGGDRSTYYWPVLRRLDRPGTRPHERAAGHGNAGAILPEASVLVEFRGSPVSKVVAMPRFLRGMTGDAVAHTADSDADVRARWGCSSFPDRSTTRYPRCPEGDRVTRTLIFPSCWNGLDTAGAGHRSHLRFPAANGVCPANTFPVPELRVSLAYEVPAGVPVAIDSFPEQRHSPKTDHAMFVNAMTERRMAAVVGCLNEGRACRN, encoded by the coding sequence ATGGGTAAAGAACGCCGCCTGCTCACTCTTGTCATCTGCCTGGTCCTGGGGGCCGGGCTGGCCGCCGCCGTGCTGGGGGCTTCGCGGGCAACCGCTCCTCACACGGGGTCGGCGGCCGGCGGTCCGGCGCCGTCCGACTACGTGGACATACGTGACGTTCCGCGCGTCCCGGCTCCCGCCCGCGCGCCCGCCGCGCGGGCCGACTCCTCGCCCGGCTCGATGGTGGTCGAGTGCGGCCGCAACGAGCAGGGCCACTACAACGAGGACAATCTGGTGGTCTCGCCCGGCCTGCGCTCCGGCGCCCACCACACGCACGCGTACGTGGGCAACCTCTCCACGGACGCGATGTCGACCGACGCCTCCCTGGACGCGGCCGCCACGAGCTGTGCGGGCGGCGACCGGTCGACGTACTACTGGCCCGTCCTGCGGCGCCTGGACCGGCCGGGCACGCGCCCGCACGAGCGCGCGGCGGGGCATGGGAACGCGGGCGCGATCCTGCCCGAGGCCTCGGTCCTGGTGGAGTTCCGCGGCAGTCCGGTGAGCAAGGTGGTGGCGATGCCCCGCTTCCTGCGCGGGATGACGGGCGACGCCGTCGCCCACACCGCGGACAGCGACGCCGACGTCCGCGCCCGCTGGGGATGTTCCAGCTTCCCCGACCGGTCCACCACCCGCTATCCGCGCTGCCCCGAGGGCGACCGCGTGACCCGCACCCTGATCTTTCCCAGCTGCTGGAACGGCCTCGACACCGCCGGCGCCGGGCACCGCTCGCACCTGCGCTTCCCCGCCGCGAACGGCGTCTGCCCCGCCAACACCTTCCCGGTGCCCGAACTGCGGGTCTCCCTCGCCTACGAGGTCCCCGCGGGCGTGCCCGTGGCGATCGACTCCTTCCCCGAGCAGCGGCACAGCCCCAAGACGGACCACGCGATGTTCGTGAACGCGATGACCGAGCGCCGGATGGCCGCGGTGGTCGGCTGCCTCAACGAGGGCCGCGCCTGCCGGAACTGA
- a CDS encoding DMT family transporter: MGVVLPVLFALFAALSNALATVLQRRAALTVPQSDGFRFGLVLDLLRRPVWIGGILAVIAAGVGQAAALATGALALVQPLFVLELPLALLIASLVARQRLPGALWLAVAGVVAGLGVALVAASPAGNRTDVPPERWVVALAACAVVVAVLAVAGLRRPPGRARAGCLGAATAVCYALTAALMKSAVHVLDDGGVGAFLTTWETYAFGVSGICALLLLEHAMQGGPLVASQPALTLGDASVSVALGVVLYEEHLRSDWWLLPQLLGIALICVGVLSLARAGEGAP; the protein is encoded by the coding sequence ATGGGCGTCGTCCTGCCGGTCCTCTTCGCGCTGTTCGCGGCGCTCAGCAACGCGCTCGCCACCGTGCTCCAGCGGCGGGCCGCGCTCACCGTCCCGCAGAGCGACGGCTTCCGCTTCGGTCTGGTCCTCGACCTGCTGCGGCGGCCGGTGTGGATCGGCGGGATCCTGGCCGTGATCGCCGCCGGCGTCGGACAGGCCGCGGCGCTGGCCACGGGCGCGCTGGCCCTCGTACAGCCGCTGTTCGTGCTGGAGCTGCCGCTCGCGCTGCTGATCGCCTCGCTGGTGGCGCGGCAGCGGCTGCCGGGGGCGTTGTGGCTGGCCGTGGCGGGGGTGGTGGCGGGACTCGGGGTCGCGCTGGTGGCCGCCTCGCCCGCGGGCAACCGTACGGACGTGCCGCCCGAGCGGTGGGTGGTGGCCCTGGCGGCGTGCGCCGTCGTCGTCGCCGTCCTGGCCGTGGCCGGACTGCGCCGCCCGCCCGGCCGTGCGCGGGCCGGCTGCCTCGGCGCGGCCACCGCCGTCTGCTACGCGCTCACGGCCGCCCTGATGAAGTCCGCGGTGCACGTCCTCGACGACGGCGGCGTCGGCGCGTTCCTGACCACCTGGGAGACGTACGCCTTCGGCGTGAGCGGCATCTGCGCCCTCCTGCTGCTGGAGCACGCCATGCAGGGCGGTCCGCTGGTCGCCTCGCAGCCCGCGCTGACGCTCGGCGACGCGAGTGTCAGCGTCGCTCTGGGCGTGGTCCTGTACGAGGAACACCTGCGGTCGGACTGGTGGCTGCTCCCCCAGCTGCTGGGCATCGCGCTGATCTGCGTGGGGGTGCTGTCCCTCGCCAGGGCCGGGGAGGGCGCGCCGTGA
- a CDS encoding bifunctional polysaccharide deacetylase/glycosyltransferase family 2 protein: MSKNRRRRPRGRHSSVRNVPLRTHWLLLTTLVLTLSAALLLQGYTQHLFDSTPDAAPRERGPGTSVPETIASGGPVIEGAAGRTAAPAARTIALTFDDGPDPVWTPKILDVLRRNDVRATFFTVGTRVAENPDLARRIVDEGHQIGLHSFTHTDLGAASAWRRSLELRETQLVIAGATGVTTPLLRPPYSSTNKALGDADWSAAVQAGKEGYLTVLTTLDSQDWRRPGVETIVAAATPKDTAGQILLLHDAGGDRTQTVAALEQLVPRLKASGWTFATVGDAVALPKAVQPAETADRWQGLALITAIRTSDWILEALSWLLWAAGAISLSRAIAVFVAARRHVRMRRRPWGAPVTEPVSVIVPAYNESAGIEAAVRSLVASDHQVEVIVVDDGSTDGTAEIVEALGLPGVRVIRQQNAGKPAALNTGIAAASCNLLVMVDGDTVFEPDAVRMIVQPFSHRRVGAVSGNAKVVNRGGLLGRWQHIEYVVGFNLDRRLFDLAECMPTVPGAVGAFRREALLRVGGVSDTTLAEDTDLTMALCRDGWRVVYEERAMAWTEAPASLGALWKQRYRWCYGTLQAMWKHRGALTQRGQAGKLGRRGLVYLLMFQVLLPLLAPVVDVFAVYGLVFLDPVRILGLWTAFLLLQALMGLYAFRLDGERPGPLWSLPLQQFVYRQLMYLVVIQSVFTAIAGSRLRWQRMERYGSLQVPATPSERLPDHAFAPEAPPAPEPWAGTGAVPYRGHGADPAWASRPSAPIPPSPQNHIWPSHDHRDL; this comes from the coding sequence TTGTCGAAGAACCGTCGCCGCCGACCCCGCGGCAGGCACAGCTCCGTACGCAACGTCCCCCTGCGCACCCACTGGCTGCTGCTGACCACCCTCGTGCTCACCCTCTCGGCGGCGCTGCTCCTCCAGGGCTACACCCAGCACCTGTTCGACTCCACCCCCGACGCGGCTCCCCGTGAGCGGGGTCCGGGGACCTCCGTACCGGAGACGATCGCCTCCGGCGGGCCGGTGATCGAGGGGGCGGCCGGCCGCACCGCCGCCCCGGCGGCCCGCACGATCGCCCTGACCTTCGACGACGGACCCGACCCCGTCTGGACCCCGAAGATCCTCGACGTGCTGCGCCGCAACGACGTGCGCGCGACCTTCTTCACGGTCGGCACCCGGGTCGCCGAGAACCCCGACCTCGCCCGCCGGATCGTCGACGAGGGCCACCAGATCGGCCTGCACAGTTTCACCCACACCGATCTCGGCGCCGCGTCCGCGTGGCGGCGTTCGCTGGAACTGCGCGAGACCCAGCTCGTCATCGCCGGAGCCACCGGCGTCACCACACCACTGCTCCGCCCGCCGTACTCCTCCACCAACAAGGCTCTCGGCGACGCCGACTGGAGCGCCGCCGTCCAAGCGGGGAAGGAGGGGTACCTGACCGTCCTGACGACCCTGGACAGCCAGGACTGGCGACGCCCGGGCGTCGAGACGATCGTCGCCGCCGCCACCCCGAAGGACACCGCCGGGCAGATCCTGCTGCTGCACGACGCGGGCGGGGACCGCACGCAGACGGTCGCCGCGCTCGAACAGCTCGTGCCGCGGCTGAAGGCGTCCGGCTGGACGTTCGCCACCGTGGGCGACGCGGTCGCCCTCCCCAAGGCCGTCCAGCCGGCCGAGACCGCGGACCGGTGGCAGGGCCTCGCCCTCATCACCGCGATCCGCACCAGCGACTGGATCCTCGAAGCCCTCTCGTGGCTGCTGTGGGCGGCGGGCGCCATCAGTCTGTCGCGTGCGATCGCCGTCTTCGTCGCCGCCAGGCGGCACGTGCGGATGCGCCGCCGGCCCTGGGGCGCTCCGGTCACCGAACCCGTGAGCGTCATCGTCCCCGCCTACAACGAGAGCGCCGGCATCGAGGCGGCCGTCCGTTCCCTGGTGGCCTCCGACCACCAGGTCGAGGTCATCGTCGTCGACGACGGATCCACGGACGGCACGGCCGAGATCGTCGAGGCCCTCGGGCTGCCCGGCGTACGGGTCATCCGGCAGCAGAACGCCGGAAAACCGGCCGCCCTCAACACGGGTATCGCCGCGGCCTCCTGCAACCTGCTCGTCATGGTCGACGGCGACACCGTCTTCGAGCCGGACGCCGTTCGCATGATCGTCCAACCCTTCTCCCACCGCCGGGTGGGCGCGGTCTCCGGCAACGCCAAGGTGGTCAACCGGGGTGGGCTGCTCGGACGCTGGCAGCACATCGAGTACGTCGTCGGCTTCAACCTCGACCGCCGCCTGTTCGACCTCGCCGAGTGCATGCCCACGGTCCCCGGTGCCGTCGGCGCGTTCCGCCGCGAGGCACTGTTGCGGGTCGGCGGCGTCAGCGACACCACGCTGGCCGAGGACACCGATCTCACCATGGCCCTGTGCCGGGACGGCTGGCGCGTCGTCTACGAAGAGCGGGCCATGGCCTGGACCGAAGCTCCCGCCTCGCTCGGTGCCCTGTGGAAGCAGCGCTACCGGTGGTGCTACGGCACCCTCCAGGCCATGTGGAAGCACCGGGGTGCCCTCACTCAGCGGGGGCAGGCCGGCAAGCTCGGCAGGCGCGGTCTGGTCTACCTGCTGATGTTCCAGGTTCTGCTGCCCCTGCTCGCGCCCGTCGTGGACGTCTTCGCCGTCTACGGCCTGGTCTTCCTCGACCCCGTGCGCATCCTCGGCCTGTGGACGGCGTTCCTGCTCCTCCAGGCCTTGATGGGTCTGTACGCGTTCCGCCTGGACGGGGAGCGGCCGGGACCGCTGTGGAGCCTGCCCCTGCAGCAGTTCGTCTACCGCCAGCTCATGTATCTCGTCGTGATCCAGTCGGTCTTCACCGCCATCGCGGGCTCCCGCCTGCGCTGGCAGCGGATGGAGCGTTACGGCAGTCTCCAGGTGCCCGCCACCCCGTCCGAGCGGCTGCCCGACCACGCGTTCGCGCCTGAGGCCCCGCCGGCCCCCGAGCCCTGGGCCGGTACCGGGGCCGTGCCGTACCGAGGTCACGGCGCGGACCCCGCCTGGGCGTCCCGTCCCTCCGCGCCGATCCCGCCCAGCCCGCAGAACCACATCTGGCCCTCGCACGACCACCGGGACCTGTAG
- a CDS encoding ATP-grasp domain-containing protein, giving the protein MRLCFLVEEHYRHDGMPNEVIGQLTAWGHRVDVVRPGGSLLRMTEAVDAGAHDAWVLKTVSGGPGLTLLEAAAAAGMTTVNDARSIRGVRDKALAAAIGRGRGLPLPPTYAVACPELLREIPAAEYPLVVKPADGSSGRAVHLVSSPERLESMLPELAGEGMLIAQPYVPNSGTDIKVYGVGGELFATERCSPLHPDPSVRERRVPLSSEVAAIAAQVGAVYGLDLYGVDVLLGPDGPVVVDVNDFPSFRQVPDAAGRVARAVLDLARAGGSAPPPVIAPRPYALPLSIPAQVPAAAGEAV; this is encoded by the coding sequence ATGAGGCTCTGCTTCCTGGTGGAGGAGCACTACCGCCACGACGGCATGCCGAACGAGGTGATCGGGCAGCTGACCGCGTGGGGGCACCGGGTGGACGTGGTGCGGCCGGGCGGCTCGCTGCTGCGCATGACCGAGGCCGTGGACGCGGGTGCGCACGACGCCTGGGTGCTCAAAACGGTCTCCGGCGGCCCGGGGCTGACGCTCCTCGAAGCCGCCGCGGCGGCCGGGATGACCACGGTCAACGACGCCCGGTCGATCCGGGGCGTACGGGACAAGGCACTGGCCGCCGCCATCGGGCGCGGCCGGGGACTGCCGCTGCCGCCCACGTACGCGGTGGCCTGCCCCGAACTGCTCCGGGAGATACCGGCGGCGGAGTACCCGCTCGTCGTCAAGCCCGCCGACGGCAGTTCCGGCCGGGCCGTGCACCTGGTGTCCTCGCCGGAGCGGCTGGAGTCGATGCTCCCCGAGCTCGCGGGCGAGGGCATGCTCATCGCCCAGCCGTACGTGCCCAACTCGGGCACGGACATCAAGGTGTACGGGGTCGGCGGCGAGCTCTTCGCGACCGAGCGCTGCTCCCCGCTGCACCCGGACCCCTCGGTGCGGGAGCGGCGCGTGCCGCTGTCGTCCGAGGTGGCGGCGATCGCCGCCCAGGTGGGGGCCGTGTACGGGCTGGACCTGTACGGGGTGGACGTGCTGCTGGGCCCGGACGGTCCCGTCGTGGTCGACGTGAACGACTTCCCGAGCTTCCGTCAGGTGCCGGACGCGGCGGGGCGGGTGGCCCGCGCGGTCCTGGACCTGGCGCGGGCGGGCGGCTCGGCGCCGCCGCCGGTGATCGCGCCGCGGCCGTACGCGCTGCCGCTGTCGATTCCGGCGCAGGTTCCGGCCGCAGCGGGTGAAGCGGTATGA
- a CDS encoding DUF1838 family protein, which produces MTSPVTPAVTPAELLHAFARTRASLDGGEVTFWWTGDVHSWAPGEPYQRLFGFEGLNVARLVADEETGGYQLLSREAAFYLDPRTRDIMETWQDKPVIHVWNDPANQKLRPFPIPVTDLGDQICFSLEIPLAYPSPLPVAEYPAHSADDTYRALELFQFFAPATALTTDAVSVPSTMSWTRMSPWLPWMEQGSRPGGLTFHCRGRKLDTYAQVPERTRAYIADRHPEFAHAPEKWSEPNETSWTYFRKLFPPR; this is translated from the coding sequence ATGACATCACCCGTGACACCCGCCGTGACACCTGCCGAGCTCCTGCACGCATTCGCCCGCACCCGCGCCTCGCTCGACGGCGGCGAGGTCACCTTCTGGTGGACCGGCGACGTCCACTCCTGGGCCCCGGGCGAGCCCTACCAGCGCCTCTTCGGCTTCGAAGGGCTCAACGTCGCCCGCCTCGTGGCGGACGAGGAGACCGGCGGCTACCAGCTCCTCTCCAGGGAAGCCGCGTTCTACCTGGACCCCCGGACCCGGGACATCATGGAGACCTGGCAGGACAAGCCGGTGATCCACGTCTGGAACGACCCGGCCAACCAGAAACTGCGGCCCTTCCCGATCCCCGTGACGGATCTGGGCGACCAGATCTGTTTCAGCCTGGAGATCCCGCTGGCCTACCCCTCGCCCCTGCCGGTCGCGGAGTACCCGGCCCACTCGGCCGACGACACCTACCGCGCGCTGGAACTCTTCCAGTTCTTCGCACCCGCGACCGCGCTGACCACCGACGCGGTGAGCGTGCCCTCGACGATGTCCTGGACCCGGATGTCCCCGTGGCTGCCCTGGATGGAACAGGGCTCGCGCCCCGGCGGCCTCACCTTCCACTGCCGCGGCCGCAAGCTCGACACCTACGCGCAGGTCCCCGAGCGCACCCGCGCGTACATCGCCGACCGCCACCCCGAATTCGCCCACGCCCCGGAGAAGTGGAGCGAGCCGAACGAGACCAGCTGGACGTACTTCCGCAAGCTCTTCCCGCCGCGCTGA
- a CDS encoding anti-sigma factor encodes MNRQRHEEQLLGPYVLGVLDAEEVRRIEEHVSGCVQCREEVAALREMEAALGEVPEEAFLDGPPQGGDLLLQRTLRQMRGERAGEQRRRAGLAGLAVAASLAAVFFAGTQLGTADSGPVALPPPPSPTATADPSLPPKNSKVASATDPGTGARMTVRMTPAAKWVRVNAAVTGVPPGERCRLVVVSKDGTRTTAGGWVTGNQTGESKGASLDGSAAVDQADVKAILVENEAGRTFVSVPV; translated from the coding sequence ATGAACCGGCAGCGGCACGAGGAGCAACTGCTCGGCCCGTACGTGCTCGGCGTCCTGGACGCCGAGGAGGTCCGCCGGATCGAGGAACACGTGAGCGGGTGCGTGCAGTGCCGGGAGGAGGTGGCCGCGTTGCGCGAGATGGAAGCGGCACTGGGCGAGGTTCCCGAGGAGGCGTTCCTCGACGGCCCGCCGCAGGGAGGTGACCTGCTGCTCCAGCGCACCCTGCGGCAGATGCGCGGTGAGCGGGCCGGTGAACAGCGTCGGCGCGCCGGGCTCGCGGGACTGGCCGTGGCTGCCTCGCTGGCGGCCGTGTTCTTCGCCGGTACGCAGCTGGGCACCGCCGATTCGGGGCCCGTCGCGCTGCCCCCGCCACCGTCCCCGACGGCTACGGCGGACCCCTCGCTGCCGCCCAAGAACAGCAAGGTGGCCTCGGCGACGGATCCGGGCACGGGCGCGCGGATGACCGTGCGGATGACGCCGGCCGCGAAGTGGGTGCGGGTCAACGCGGCGGTCACGGGAGTGCCGCCGGGCGAGCGGTGCCGGCTGGTCGTGGTCTCCAAGGACGGCACGCGCACCACCGCCGGCGGCTGGGTCACGGGCAACCAGACCGGTGAGTCCAAGGGGGCGTCGCTGGACGGTTCGGCGGCCGTGGACCAGGCGGACGTGAAGGCGATCCTGGTCGAGAACGAGGCGGGCAGGACGTTCGTGTCCGTACCGGTCTGA
- a CDS encoding sigma-70 family RNA polymerase sigma factor: protein MAGPLWPRARRGSTDEALIKSVYEEHGHALLAYATRLTGDRAAAEDVVQETLIRAWRHSEVLVNGKGSVRGWLLTVARNIITDRYRAKAARPPEVSGSAAAPPVEADHADSVVDSMTVLGALDQLSPEHRDVLKELYYRQLSVAEAADSLGIPAGTVKSRSHYALKALRDVFKSDGFKDSSFREDKRSGRPPQQPAGLREVVA from the coding sequence ATGGCCGGACCACTGTGGCCCCGCGCTCGGCGGGGCTCGACCGACGAGGCACTGATCAAATCGGTGTACGAGGAGCACGGCCACGCCCTGCTCGCGTACGCCACCCGGCTGACCGGGGACCGGGCCGCCGCCGAGGACGTCGTCCAGGAGACGCTCATCCGGGCCTGGCGGCATTCCGAAGTCCTGGTCAACGGGAAGGGTTCGGTGCGCGGCTGGCTGCTCACCGTGGCCCGCAACATCATCACCGACCGCTACCGGGCCAAGGCCGCCCGGCCGCCGGAGGTCTCCGGGTCCGCCGCCGCTCCCCCGGTGGAGGCGGACCACGCCGACTCCGTGGTGGACAGCATGACGGTCCTGGGCGCCCTCGACCAGCTGTCGCCGGAGCACCGGGACGTCCTCAAGGAGTTGTACTACCGGCAGCTCAGCGTCGCGGAGGCCGCCGACAGCCTCGGCATTCCGGCAGGGACGGTCAAATCGCGCTCGCACTACGCGCTCAAGGCGCTGCGCGACGTTTTCAAGAGCGACGGCTTCAAGGACAGCAGCTTCAGAGAAGACAAACGATCGGGCAGGCCGCCCCAGCAGCCCGCCGGACTGCGTGAGGTGGTGGCATGA
- a CDS encoding ATP-grasp domain-containing protein → MRVGLITPEPGHPLLAAATALLAPEHTVEALDPRTPGDTTLPPADVYLLKSRTPHALELARSLEGRGAAVLNSAAATALCQDRTEMAELALRAGLPFAATRMVGSLAAWASGTRLRAPVVVKSLRSRRGDLVARADDDAGLRELARAWPREPVVVQEYAANNGWDHKLWAVGDQIFAARRRSELSPGGRGPDLPLSLDELPAGWAGLVHEVGAVFALDVYGVDIIDTGGGTPLIVDVNAFPGIRGQSGAPEALAALTLRRAAERA, encoded by the coding sequence ATGAGGGTCGGACTGATCACCCCGGAACCCGGGCATCCGCTGCTCGCGGCCGCCACCGCGCTGCTGGCTCCGGAGCACACCGTCGAGGCGCTCGATCCGCGCACGCCCGGGGACACCACCCTGCCCCCGGCCGATGTGTACCTGCTGAAGTCGCGGACGCCACACGCCCTGGAGCTCGCACGGTCGCTGGAAGGGCGGGGCGCGGCCGTGCTGAACTCCGCGGCGGCCACCGCGCTGTGCCAGGACCGGACGGAGATGGCGGAGCTCGCCCTGCGGGCCGGGCTGCCATTCGCGGCCACCCGCATGGTCGGCTCCCTCGCGGCGTGGGCGTCCGGGACGCGGCTGCGCGCCCCCGTGGTGGTCAAGAGCCTGCGCAGCCGCCGGGGCGATCTTGTCGCGCGCGCCGACGACGACGCCGGGCTGCGGGAGTTGGCGCGGGCCTGGCCGCGCGAGCCGGTCGTGGTGCAGGAGTACGCGGCCAACAACGGCTGGGACCACAAACTGTGGGCCGTCGGGGATCAGATCTTCGCGGCCCGGCGCCGCTCCGAACTCTCGCCCGGAGGGCGTGGCCCCGACCTGCCGCTGTCCCTGGACGAACTGCCCGCCGGATGGGCCGGCCTGGTGCACGAGGTGGGCGCGGTGTTCGCGCTGGACGTGTACGGCGTGGACATCATCGACACCGGCGGCGGGACTCCGCTGATCGTGGACGTCAATGCCTTCCCCGGCATCCGCGGCCAGTCCGGCGCCCCTGAGGCCCTCGCGGCACTGACCCTGCGCCGGGCCGCCGAGCGGGCCTGA
- a CDS encoding S8 family peptidase, which yields MSVTLLAGSATASVAVAVETPGAAPAATIAATAPVENLIVGYKSSATEASSNTAAADDATAKGKKAGKKAKFDRRLGTGAALVNLGGTVAPADAADVMAQFRADPDVAYVEPDTRAYAQAVTPNDTEYAKQWDLFEPTAGMNVPAAWDKTTGSGVTVAVIDTGYVAHSDLAANIVAGYDFISSSADARDGNGRDNNPADQGDWNATDGECGLGSKASTSSWHGTHVAGTIAAATSNSKGIAGIAYGAKVQPVRVLGKCGGATSDIVDAITWASGGSVAGVPANATPAKVINMSLGGSGACGTSYQNAINAAVARGTTVVVAAGNSNANAASFSPASCNNVINVAASNRAGDRSYYSNYGTVIDVAAPGGETRRATDTPGTVTTPENAILSTLNAGTTTPGAENYKPYQGTSMAAPHVAGLAALLKSANSALTPAQIESAIKTNARPLAGTCTGGCGTGLADAAATVAAVTSTPPTPGFENTADVAIGDNTTVESPITVTGVTGNAPAALKVGVNIVHTYIGDLKVDLIAPDGTVYTVHNRAGGSTDNINQVFTVNASSEVANGTWKLRVNDNAGGDTGKIDSWNLGF from the coding sequence ATGTCCGTCACCCTGCTCGCCGGATCCGCCACCGCCTCCGTGGCCGTGGCCGTAGAGACCCCCGGCGCGGCCCCCGCCGCCACGATCGCCGCCACCGCGCCGGTCGAGAACCTCATCGTCGGGTACAAGTCCTCGGCGACCGAGGCCAGCTCGAACACGGCAGCCGCCGACGACGCCACCGCCAAGGGCAAGAAGGCCGGCAAGAAGGCGAAGTTCGACCGCCGCCTCGGCACCGGAGCGGCCCTGGTCAACCTCGGCGGGACCGTGGCCCCGGCCGACGCGGCCGACGTGATGGCCCAGTTCCGCGCCGACCCGGACGTCGCCTACGTCGAGCCGGACACCCGCGCCTACGCCCAGGCCGTCACCCCGAACGACACCGAGTACGCCAAGCAGTGGGACCTCTTCGAGCCCACCGCCGGCATGAACGTCCCCGCCGCCTGGGACAAGACCACCGGCTCCGGCGTCACCGTCGCCGTGATCGACACCGGCTACGTCGCGCACTCGGACCTCGCCGCGAACATCGTCGCGGGCTACGACTTCATCTCCAGCTCCGCCGACGCCCGCGACGGCAACGGGCGCGACAACAACCCCGCGGACCAGGGTGACTGGAACGCCACCGACGGCGAGTGCGGCCTCGGCTCCAAGGCGAGCACCTCCTCCTGGCACGGCACCCACGTGGCGGGCACCATCGCCGCGGCCACGAGCAACTCCAAGGGCATCGCCGGCATCGCCTACGGTGCGAAGGTCCAGCCCGTCCGCGTGCTCGGCAAGTGCGGCGGCGCCACCTCGGACATCGTCGACGCCATCACCTGGGCCTCCGGCGGCTCCGTGGCCGGTGTCCCGGCCAACGCCACCCCGGCCAAGGTCATCAACATGAGCCTCGGCGGCTCGGGCGCCTGCGGCACCAGCTACCAGAACGCCATCAACGCCGCCGTCGCCCGCGGTACGACCGTCGTCGTCGCCGCCGGCAACAGCAACGCGAACGCGGCGAGCTTCTCGCCCGCCAGCTGCAACAACGTGATCAACGTCGCCGCGAGCAACCGTGCGGGCGACCGCTCGTACTACTCCAACTACGGCACGGTCATCGACGTCGCCGCCCCGGGCGGTGAGACCCGCCGCGCCACGGACACGCCCGGCACCGTCACCACCCCCGAGAACGCGATCCTCTCCACCCTGAACGCGGGCACCACGACGCCCGGCGCCGAGAACTACAAGCCCTACCAGGGCACCAGCATGGCCGCCCCGCACGTCGCGGGTCTCGCCGCGCTGCTGAAGTCGGCGAACTCCGCGCTGACCCCGGCGCAGATCGAGTCGGCGATCAAGACGAACGCCCGCCCGCTGGCCGGCACCTGCACCGGCGGCTGCGGCACCGGTCTGGCCGACGCCGCCGCCACCGTGGCCGCCGTCACCTCGACCCCGCCCACCCCGGGGTTCGAGAACACCGCGGACGTCGCCATCGGTGACAACACCACCGTGGAGAGCCCGATCACCGTCACCGGCGTCACCGGCAACGCGCCGGCCGCCCTCAAGGTGGGTGTGAACATCGTGCACACCTACATCGGTGACCTGAAGGTCGACCTGATCGCCCCCGACGGCACCGTCTACACGGTGCACAACCGGGCCGGCGGCAGCACGGACAACATCAACCAGGTCTTCACCGTGAACGCCTCCTCCGAGGTCGCCAACGGCACCTGGAAGCTGCGGGTCAACGACAACGCCGGCGGCGACACCGGCAAGATCGACTCCTGGAACCTCGGCTTCTGA